GCTTCCCGGCCAGGTGGGCGAGACGATCGTCTTGCATTTCCCCCACGGCAACGGCCAGGGTCACTCACAGCCTCACGAACCGGCCGCACCGGACGCCGTACTCCCGGCGCAAATCGTGTGGACTGCTCCAGACTCCACGGCTCCTTCCGAGCTACGCCCGACGCACACTGAACCGAGTCAACGTTTCGGCGTCCGCTTTATTGAACTGTCGGCCTTCGCCGAGCGCGAGGTCAACCGCGTCGTCGCCCAACACATCGGCTCGTCCATCGACTTGGATGGGATCGCCGGGCGTGCGGCCATTGTCAGCGCCAGACGAGAATGCCGGAATGTACGCGGCCAAGTCATCGCTATTACCGACGATCACGCACGTCACCAGATTTCCCCGAATACGCCTATCGTGATCCTCTCTCCCGGCTTCGGATGCACCCAGACCGACTACATTGCCCTGTCAGAATTCTTGGCCATCAATCGGCTCCGCGTCCTGCGCTATGACTACAGCAACCATATCGGCCAAAGCGACGGCGATGTCCTCCAGACGACATTGCGGAGCATGCAGGCCGATCTGCAAACGGTTCTTGAATTTGCTCATACGACGTGGCCCACCGCCCCACTCGCGATCCTGGCCGAAGACGTCGCGGCCCGAGTCGCCCTGAAGGTCGTTGCGCAACGTCCTGTGCCCCAGCTTCTGCTGCTGGCCAACCCGGTGCTCGACATTCAGGCCGCCCTATCGGCCGAGCATCATCATGACCTTCTGGCCGACTACCAGCACGGCCTCAGACGAGGCAGCGGGAATGTGTGGGGCCTCAATGTCAATCTCGATCAGTTCCTGAGCGATCTCATCGCCGGCCACTATGCCACGCTGGCGACGACGGTGACCGATCTGTCTGCACTGACTGTCCCCATGGTCATCCTGAACTCTCCGTCAGCGGATCCCTCGATGCGGCATCCCTTTCCCAGCCCGGACGAATCACTTCGAGCCTTGCCGACGATGCCGACCACCGTCTCGATCCCCAGCGCGTTGTCGGTTACCGGGCGCACCTTTGACGCCCGCTTACTCGCGTCATTCAACACACTCTTCACGGAGATTGCTCGCGTGTGCTTCCCCGGAGAGGCACGGCCGGCCATCCACACACCGACCAGCCACGACATTTCCAAACAGTATCTCCTCGAGCGGGAGCGCATTCGGATCCGCCACCACGTCTCGCAGTCGTCTCGAGACGCCTTGTGGATCGCGCATCTCGCCCAGCTTCCGCAGCTCGGCACCCTGCATCACCATGTGCGACTGCTGCAAGAGCTGTATCAACAGGCTCTTCCGCTTGAACCCGGCATGCGCATCCTGGATATCGGATGCGGCGCGGGCGAGTTCGCGCACACGCTCGTCCTCAATCGCATGTATCACCTGCTCCACGCGTCACATGCGCCGCAACGCCCCCTACACTATGTCGGCATCGACCACTCCCAGGAAACGGTCGCGTCCGCAGAACAAGCCTTTACGGGGCTGTATCAGGAGTTACAATCCACGTTCTCCAAGATCGCCGGTCCGACGACTGCCGTGACGACTGAGTGGGGAATCCATCTCCCGTCCTCACGCGAAGAGGTCGATCGAGTCGTCAGTCATCTCTCGCTCTCCTTCGCCTCCTCTCCCCTCGCCTTCCTGCGACAGGCCGTTCAGACGCTCACGGAAGATGGACGCCTCATCGTGACGTGCGTACGTCCGCACACAGACCTTGCCGGGCTCTATCGCGAGCAACTCCATCACGCCGGGCAGGATGAGCTATCCCCTGCGGCTCAAATTTTCCTCCACTATCTCGGACGGCTACACGAAGCGATTCGCCATGGGCTGCTGCACGCCTTTGACCGAGAACAACTGTCGGATCTCTTGATTCATGCCGGTACAACCCCTCTTCGAATCGTGCCTATTCTGGATGGGCAACTCCTGATCGCCACCGCCCGGAAGGGGAAATCCGCTGGCTGAAACCACGGTCGGTGTGTATACTCGCCCCTGTTACCTAACATCCTCTCTTCCCTGTTCCCCCGGCCTCACACCTGGGAAAAGAGGAAGCACGACCACCCCTCTGGATAGATATGACTGACCACCCCCTTCCCCAGGCCACCGCTTCATTCACCGCGCTCACTCCCCTCCAGCGGCTCACCCGATTTGCCCAGGATATGGGAACGCTTTCGGACCGCGCCGTGATCGCCGACCGCATTCTCGTCGAACTCTGTGACGCCACCACCTCCCGCCAAGGCGCGCTGTACTTGCTCGATCGTGAGCACGATCGATATGACCTGGTAATGACCGTCGCCGGCCAGAGCACAGCGGCCCCACTCCCCTCATTTGCTTCGACTCACCCACTCATTCACGCACTCGCCCACAAGCATCATCTTCTCTCAGTCGCAGACATAGCGGACATCCCTCCGATCACGCCTGAATTAGCCGACACATTACGGGCAGCTCAATCGACCTTGGCCGTGCCGCTTCTGAACAAAGCCCGATTAATCGCCTTTGCGCTGCTCGGATTCCCTGCGAACCGGCCGCTCGATTATGCGGATGGACGGGACCTCCTCACCGCCCTGGCGCAGAGCGGAGCCAACGCCCTCGACTCCATCCTCGCTCACGACGATCTCCACCAGTCTCAAACGCTCATGCGCCGAACCGACCGCCTTCGCTCACTGGAAATCATCGCCGGCGGGTTTGCCCACGAAATCCGGAATCCCCTGACGTCGATCAAAACCTTTATCCAGTTGGCTCCGGAACGAAAGGACGACACGGAATTCATCCATGACTTCAGTCGCATCGTGCTGGACGACGTGCACCGGATCGAACGGCTGATTCAGGAAATTCTGGACTACGCCCGCTATATGGAACCCAAGTTGACGGATGAGGATCTCAACGAGATCGTCACCTCCTGCCTCTATTTCATCGAAGTGAAGGCGGACAGCAAACGGATCAAGATTGAAAAACAGTTGGCGTCTGAGCTTCCTCGTGTCATGTTAGATCGTCAACAAATAAAGCAGGTCCTTTTGAATCTGCTGCTCAACGCCATCGACGCGATGGGAGACGGTGGAGGGCAGTTGATGGTTCGCACCCACCGGATCCTAAAGCCGGGGGCAACGGTG
This genomic window from Nitrospira sp. contains:
- a CDS encoding ATP-binding protein, whose product is MTDHPLPQATASFTALTPLQRLTRFAQDMGTLSDRAVIADRILVELCDATTSRQGALYLLDREHDRYDLVMTVAGQSTAAPLPSFASTHPLIHALAHKHHLLSVADIADIPPITPELADTLRAAQSTLAVPLLNKARLIAFALLGFPANRPLDYADGRDLLTALAQSGANALDSILAHDDLHQSQTLMRRTDRLRSLEIIAGGFAHEIRNPLTSIKTFIQLAPERKDDTEFIHDFSRIVLDDVHRIERLIQEILDYARYMEPKLTDEDLNEIVTSCLYFIEVKADSKRIKIEKQLASELPRVMLDRQQIKQVLLNLLLNAIDAMGDGGGQLMVRTHRILKPGATVWTQIEIEDSGPGISKANLEHIFDPFFTTKHTSGEHAGTGLGLTIVHQIIQEHRGEIQVESTEGVGTTFSVNLPALPID